The Bombus terrestris chromosome 16, iyBomTerr1.2, whole genome shotgun sequence genome includes a region encoding these proteins:
- the LOC100646015 gene encoding protein KRTCAP2 homolog yields MPVSSGVSFVLSSILTVLVFSGMQIYKASLASSQVYTILGGYIGSILFLCVLTAIGNLEATIFGKSFQQKLFPEVIFSLIISLIASGLVHRVAITTCFLFSMIALYYINRISQETYAAPVPTVSVHTKKRK; encoded by the exons ATGc ctGTTAGTAGCGGAGTATCGTTTGTGTTGTCATCTATTTTAACAGTTCTCGTATTTTCGGGAATGCAAATATATAAAGCTTCCCTGGCATCGTCACAGGTTTATACAATATTGGGAGGATATATTGGATCTATATTGTTTTTGTGTGTATTAACTGCAATAGGAAACTTGGAAGCAACAATATTTGGCAAATCTTTTCAACAAAAATTGTTTCCTGAAG TTATCTTTTCATTGATAATCAGTTTAATTGCATCAGGTTTAGTACATCGTGTGGCAATTACAACGTGCTTCCTGTTTTCTATGATTGCATTATACTATATCAATCGAATTTCCCAAGAAACATATGCTGCTCCAGTACCTACAGTCTCAGTTCacacaaagaaaagaaagtaa